In Acetonema longum DSM 6540, one DNA window encodes the following:
- a CDS encoding tryptophanase, producing MAVKYIPEPFRIKMVEPIKMLTQKEREQKIKEAKYNLFNLAGQDVYIDLLTDSGTNAMSDQMWAGIMRGDEAYAGSSSYYKLLEAGKDIFNYDYIQPVHQGRAAEKVLFGAMLVPGKIAISNMFFDTTRAHVELCGARALDCVVEEAKDPTKRAPFKGNMNVEKMEKTILQYGPENVGLVVMTITNNSAGGQPVSVQNIREVAAVCKKYNIPLNIDAARYAENAYFVKLREEEFKNKSIKEIIRAIFDCGDMFTMSAKKDTIVNMGGLIGVKDATSPLILLIKARCISFEGFTTYGGLAGRDLEALAIGLYEGLDENYLKYRIGQMEYLAAHLDDAGIAYQSPVGGHGVFVDAKAMFPQIPYYEFPGQVLAVELYKEAGIRACDIGSYMLGNDPDTKQQLHAEFEFTRLAIPRRVYTQSHFDIMAEALIAIKERAHKIKHGYKITWEPPILRHFQAHLTPVDK from the coding sequence ATGGCGGTTAAGTACATCCCGGAACCCTTTAGAATTAAAATGGTGGAGCCAATCAAAATGCTTACCCAAAAAGAAAGAGAACAGAAGATCAAAGAAGCAAAATATAATTTATTTAATCTTGCCGGGCAGGATGTGTATATTGACCTTCTGACCGACTCAGGGACCAACGCCATGTCCGACCAAATGTGGGCGGGCATAATGCGAGGTGATGAGGCCTATGCCGGGTCGTCCAGTTATTACAAGCTGTTGGAAGCGGGTAAGGATATTTTCAATTATGATTATATCCAGCCGGTTCATCAAGGACGGGCGGCGGAAAAAGTTCTTTTTGGCGCTATGCTTGTCCCGGGAAAAATTGCTATCTCCAATATGTTCTTTGATACAACGCGGGCTCATGTAGAGCTTTGCGGCGCACGGGCTCTGGATTGTGTCGTGGAAGAGGCGAAGGACCCAACGAAGAGGGCTCCGTTCAAAGGCAATATGAATGTGGAAAAGATGGAAAAGACGATTTTGCAATACGGGCCGGAAAATGTGGGACTGGTTGTAATGACCATTACCAACAACTCTGCCGGCGGTCAGCCCGTGTCCGTGCAAAATATTCGTGAGGTAGCCGCTGTTTGTAAAAAATATAATATTCCTTTGAACATTGATGCTGCCCGTTATGCTGAGAATGCGTACTTTGTCAAGCTGCGGGAAGAAGAGTTCAAAAATAAGTCAATTAAGGAAATCATCAGGGCCATATTTGACTGTGGCGATATGTTTACCATGTCTGCTAAAAAGGACACGATCGTAAATATGGGGGGCTTAATTGGCGTTAAAGATGCAACCTCTCCGCTGATTCTGCTAATCAAGGCCCGGTGCATCTCCTTTGAAGGCTTTACAACCTACGGCGGCCTTGCGGGAAGGGATCTGGAGGCATTGGCGATAGGCCTTTACGAGGGACTGGATGAGAATTACCTGAAGTATCGCATCGGTCAAATGGAATACTTGGCAGCCCATTTGGACGACGCCGGTATTGCTTATCAGTCGCCGGTGGGCGGCCATGGTGTATTCGTTGACGCTAAGGCGATGTTCCCGCAGATTCCCTATTATGAGTTCCCGGGACAGGTCCTGGCAGTTGAACTGTATAAGGAAGCCGGCATTCGCGCCTGCGATATTGGTTCCTATATGCTGGGCAATGATCCGGATACCAAGCAACAACTCCATGCTGAGTTCGAATTTACCCGTCTCGCCATTCCACGCCGTGTATATACGCAAAGCCACTTTGACATCATGGCGGAAGCACTCATTGCGATCAAAGAAAGGGCGCACAAAATTAAGCACGGTTATAAGATTACCTGGGAGCCACCCATCCTCCGGCACTTCCAAGCGCATCTTACCCCGGTTGACAAATAG
- a CDS encoding urocanate hydratase produces the protein MAVKLDNQAIAGAMTIKLDNILPEPPVFKEGVRRAPDRGFRLTAAQSKVALKNALRYVPAELHRQLAGEFMTELKTYGRIYAYRYIPKERIYGKPLDEYKGNCIEGKAFQVMIDNNLDHNVALYPYELVTYGETGSVCQNWMQYRLIKRYLEALTQEQTLVVASGHPLGLFPSRPEAPRVIITNALMVGLFDNQSDWELAEQLGVANYGQMTAGGWMYIGPQGIVHGTFNTILTAGRLKLGVAPEDDLHGKLFVSSGLGGMSGAQPKAAEIANAVGIVAEVDISRINTRLEQGWVKKCSDNLEQVFAMAEKSQAAGKSLSIAYHGNIVDLLEYAVTHHKKIDLLSDQTSCHAVYDGGYCPQGLTFGQRTEMLAHDRTKFHGLVNQSLKRHFECIKTLVERGTYFFDYGNSFLKAVYDAGVTEIAKNGHDEKDGFIFPSYVEDIMGPELFDYGYGPFRWVCLSGKPEDLRKTDLAAMSCINPNRRGQDRDNYIWIQDAAKNALVVGTQARILYQDAEGRKNIALKFNAMVRNGEIGPVMMGRDHHDVSGTDSPFRETANIKDGSNMMADMAVHCFAGNAARGMSLVALHNGGGVGIGKAINGGFGMVLDGSAKVDEILRSAMLWDVIGGVARRSWARNEHSIETMIEFNRDYRGKAHATLPYLPEEQLIDEVVGAAFK, from the coding sequence ATGGCAGTGAAGCTGGATAATCAAGCAATTGCGGGTGCCATGACCATTAAACTGGACAATATTTTACCGGAACCGCCTGTATTTAAAGAGGGCGTACGCAGGGCGCCTGACCGGGGCTTCCGCTTGACCGCCGCTCAGAGTAAAGTAGCGCTGAAAAATGCGCTGCGATATGTTCCGGCGGAATTGCATCGTCAACTGGCCGGTGAATTTATGACAGAGCTGAAAACCTACGGCCGGATTTATGCCTATCGTTATATACCCAAAGAACGCATTTACGGTAAGCCGCTGGATGAGTATAAGGGCAACTGCATAGAGGGGAAAGCCTTCCAGGTCATGATCGACAATAACCTGGATCATAACGTGGCCTTATATCCCTATGAATTGGTGACCTACGGGGAAACAGGCAGTGTGTGTCAGAACTGGATGCAATACCGGTTGATCAAAAGATATCTGGAAGCCCTGACCCAGGAGCAAACACTGGTGGTAGCGTCAGGCCACCCTCTGGGACTGTTTCCCTCCAGGCCGGAAGCCCCTCGGGTCATCATCACCAACGCTCTGATGGTAGGGCTGTTTGATAATCAAAGTGACTGGGAGCTGGCTGAACAGCTGGGAGTAGCCAATTACGGCCAAATGACGGCCGGCGGCTGGATGTACATCGGTCCCCAGGGGATTGTCCATGGCACGTTTAACACCATCCTGACGGCTGGCCGGCTGAAGCTGGGGGTAGCGCCGGAAGACGACCTCCACGGCAAGCTGTTCGTCTCCTCCGGCCTGGGCGGTATGAGCGGTGCCCAGCCGAAAGCGGCGGAAATTGCCAACGCGGTGGGCATAGTTGCCGAGGTGGATATTTCCCGCATTAACACCCGGCTGGAGCAAGGCTGGGTTAAAAAGTGCAGCGACAATCTGGAACAAGTTTTCGCCATGGCTGAAAAATCCCAGGCGGCCGGCAAGTCTCTTTCTATCGCTTATCATGGCAATATTGTGGATTTGCTGGAATACGCGGTCACTCATCATAAAAAGATTGATTTACTGTCTGATCAAACTTCCTGCCATGCGGTTTACGACGGCGGTTATTGTCCCCAGGGGCTGACTTTCGGCCAGCGTACGGAAATGCTGGCTCATGACCGGACAAAATTCCATGGGCTGGTCAATCAAAGCCTGAAGCGTCATTTTGAATGCATCAAGACCTTGGTGGAACGGGGCACTTATTTCTTCGATTACGGCAACTCGTTCCTCAAGGCTGTGTATGACGCCGGCGTAACCGAGATAGCCAAAAACGGCCATGATGAAAAGGACGGTTTTATTTTTCCCTCCTATGTGGAAGATATTATGGGACCGGAATTGTTCGATTACGGCTATGGGCCCTTCCGCTGGGTATGTCTAAGCGGAAAACCGGAAGATTTACGTAAAACCGACTTGGCGGCTATGTCTTGCATCAACCCGAATCGTCGCGGTCAAGATCGCGATAATTACATTTGGATACAGGATGCGGCAAAAAACGCCCTGGTGGTGGGGACTCAAGCCCGTATTTTGTATCAGGATGCTGAGGGGCGTAAAAATATCGCCCTGAAATTCAATGCCATGGTGCGCAACGGAGAGATCGGGCCGGTGATGATGGGCCGGGATCACCACGATGTCAGCGGCACGGATTCCCCCTTCCGGGAAACGGCCAATATCAAGGACGGCAGCAATATGATGGCCGACATGGCGGTGCACTGCTTTGCCGGCAATGCCGCCAGGGGAATGAGCCTGGTGGCGCTGCATAACGGAGGCGGTGTGGGCATCGGCAAGGCCATTAACGGCGGCTTTGGCATGGTGTTGGACGGCAGTGCGAAGGTGGATGAGATCCTGCGCTCCGCCATGCTGTGGGATGTCATCGGCGGCGTGGCCCGCCGGTCATGGGCCAGAAATGAGCATTCCATTGAGACGATGATCGAGTTCAACCGGGACTATCGGGGCAAGGCTCATGCCACCCTGCCTTATTTGCCGGAGGAGCAATTGATCGATGAAGTTGTCGGGGCGGCATTCAAATAA
- a CDS encoding HutD family protein produces MKLTRITADAAATTSWSGGISKQYVIYPPESSYANRDFSYRLSMAVAYSDAAAKYSKLENITRHLVMLEGTAQVCHKGHYDLLMHPYQEIDVFDGGWDSSGTGKVTDFNLMLGPGAHGRMAVIEQDGTIGLGGCGSCGKPYNRMAFFCGCGSAFFAFAGSEQATVLQHDLLLLEGFPEGLSVTISLAGAKLIRMDICCR; encoded by the coding sequence ATGAAACTCACAAGGATTACGGCTGATGCTGCTGCTACAACTTCCTGGTCAGGCGGTATCAGCAAGCAGTATGTTATTTACCCGCCGGAATCATCCTATGCCAACAGGGACTTCTCTTATCGGCTCAGTATGGCAGTTGCTTACTCCGATGCGGCGGCTAAATACAGCAAACTGGAAAATATCACGCGTCATCTGGTGATGCTTGAGGGAACCGCGCAGGTATGCCACAAAGGCCATTACGACCTGCTCATGCACCCCTACCAGGAAATTGATGTATTCGACGGCGGTTGGGATTCGTCCGGAACCGGCAAGGTTACCGACTTCAATCTCATGCTGGGCCCGGGGGCTCACGGCAGAATGGCGGTGATTGAGCAAGACGGCACAATTGGGCTTGGTGGTTGCGGGAGTTGCGGCAAGCCGTATAACCGCATGGCATTTTTCTGCGGCTGCGGTTCGGCTTTCTTTGCCTTTGCCGGCAGTGAGCAGGCTACGGTTTTGCAGCATGACCTGCTTTTGCTGGAAGGGTTCCCTGAAGGCCTCTCCGTCACGATCAGCCTCGCAGGCGCTAAACTGATCCGCATGGATATTTGTTGCCGGTAA
- a CDS encoding SLC13 family permease produces MILLNPVVISVLVLCILCLLKLDVLLTLLVAAVVGGLAAGMSMSDTMGYLISGMGGSSETALSYILLGIFAAAMEHTGVAAIFAKKIGSMVKGNKTVLVWVLAGVACLSQNLIPVHIAFIPILIPPMLMLMNKLHLDRRAVACALQFGLKAPYITIPAGFGMIYHTIVANNITKNGLAVSNMEIWKVTWLIGTAMLIGLCVAVFWAYSKPREYNMDEDAVRKYEMEQNRETKLNRDHIVTLVGAVSTLGIQLYFGSLPLGALFGLAIMILFGAIKWKDIEKLVMTGMHIMAYIAFIMLVAEGFGNVLSKSGAIDQLVQFAVNVSGGSKLIASTAMVLTGLVIVTGLGTSFGTVPVLSVLYVPICMGMGYSVPATILLIAASAAIGDAGSPVSDTALGPTAGLSVDGQHDHIWDTCVPGFIYFNIPIALTAIIGSVMI; encoded by the coding sequence ATGATACTTTTGAATCCGGTAGTTATTTCCGTCCTCGTATTATGTATTCTTTGTTTGCTCAAGCTGGATGTGCTGCTGACTCTGCTGGTGGCTGCCGTCGTCGGCGGCTTAGCGGCAGGCATGAGTATGAGCGACACCATGGGTTACTTGATCTCCGGTATGGGCGGCAGCTCGGAAACCGCATTAAGTTATATCCTGTTGGGCATTTTTGCCGCAGCCATGGAACACACCGGCGTAGCGGCCATATTCGCCAAAAAAATCGGGTCTATGGTGAAGGGCAATAAAACCGTATTGGTATGGGTATTAGCGGGAGTCGCCTGTTTATCCCAGAACCTGATCCCGGTCCATATCGCCTTTATTCCGATTCTAATCCCGCCGATGCTGATGCTGATGAACAAGCTGCATCTGGACCGGAGAGCCGTAGCCTGCGCCCTTCAGTTTGGCCTGAAAGCACCGTATATCACCATACCGGCAGGGTTTGGCATGATCTATCACACAATTGTAGCCAACAATATCACGAAAAACGGTTTAGCCGTCAGCAATATGGAAATATGGAAAGTTACCTGGCTGATCGGAACAGCCATGCTGATTGGACTGTGCGTCGCCGTCTTCTGGGCTTACAGCAAGCCCAGAGAATACAATATGGACGAAGACGCCGTTAGAAAATACGAAATGGAACAGAATCGGGAGACAAAATTAAACCGGGACCATATCGTTACCTTAGTCGGCGCAGTAAGCACCCTGGGCATTCAATTGTATTTCGGCTCATTGCCGCTAGGCGCTTTGTTCGGATTGGCGATCATGATCCTATTTGGCGCGATCAAATGGAAGGATATTGAAAAACTTGTAATGACGGGCATGCATATCATGGCTTATATCGCCTTTATCATGCTGGTAGCGGAAGGTTTCGGCAATGTGTTGTCCAAATCAGGCGCCATTGATCAATTGGTGCAGTTTGCCGTAAACGTATCCGGCGGCAGCAAGCTGATTGCCTCTACCGCCATGGTTCTCACCGGATTGGTTATCGTTACCGGCTTAGGAACATCCTTTGGTACTGTTCCGGTTCTGTCAGTGCTGTATGTGCCGATTTGCATGGGCATGGGTTATTCTGTGCCGGCTACCATTCTGCTGATCGCGGCTTCGGCGGCAATCGGCGATGCCGGCTCCCCTGTGTCTGATACGGCACTTGGACCTACGGCCGGTCTGTCGGTAGACGGACAGCACGACCATATCTGGGATACCTGCGTGCCTGGGTTCATCTATTTCAATATACCGATAGCGCTTACGGCGATTATCGGATCCGTAATGATATAA
- a CDS encoding DUF1847 domain-containing protein has translation MGKKRDPQSLCCTDCSIYNCRTRSGQFPGFCLTTNDQDGHPVSEDIEAVKQHLRGDDQDAVVARASAQVEGLFYGKMTRVEEIIEFANRIGAKKIGIATCAGLIEEAKIFANILAAKGLEYYSVICKVGSVDKTEIGILEEHKVRPGSHEAMCNPVLQARILNYHQTDLNVIVGLCVGHDSLFIKYSDALVTTLVTKDRMTGHNPVAALYTAHSYYKRLLQEKK, from the coding sequence ATGGGTAAGAAAAGAGATCCACAGTCACTATGCTGCACTGATTGCAGCATATATAACTGCCGGACCCGCTCCGGGCAGTTTCCGGGTTTTTGTTTAACTACCAATGATCAAGACGGTCATCCTGTGTCAGAAGACATCGAAGCAGTCAAACAGCATCTGCGGGGGGACGATCAGGACGCCGTTGTCGCCAGAGCATCGGCTCAGGTGGAAGGACTGTTCTACGGTAAAATGACCCGGGTAGAGGAAATCATTGAATTTGCCAACCGCATCGGGGCTAAAAAAATCGGTATTGCCACCTGCGCCGGATTAATTGAGGAAGCGAAAATTTTCGCCAATATTCTCGCTGCCAAGGGGTTGGAATACTATAGTGTCATCTGTAAAGTGGGATCTGTAGACAAAACTGAAATCGGCATACTGGAAGAACACAAAGTCAGGCCCGGCAGCCATGAAGCTATGTGCAATCCCGTTCTGCAGGCCCGCATCCTGAATTACCACCAGACAGACCTGAATGTGATCGTTGGCCTCTGTGTCGGGCATGATTCTCTGTTCATCAAATACTCCGACGCTCTGGTGACCACTTTGGTGACCAAGGACCGGATGACCGGCCATAATCCGGTGGCTGCCCTGTATACCGCCCATTCCTATTATAAGAGACTGCTGCAGGAGAAAAAATAA
- the hutI gene encoding imidazolonepropionase: MSGTSNTLLIKHAAEIVTNTGETAKQGADMNRLLRIADGALLIKDGRIEWIGETAALPAVDHRDLEILDAAGCSVIPGFVDSHTHFVFGGYRPEEFFWRLAGTPYLEILERGGGILNTVQQTRAAEYAELVQNAAKRLDAMLSMGVTTVEGKSGYGLDLATELRQLHVMGTLDQEHAMDVVPTFMGAHAVPPEFSGRTDDYVDYMIKTVLPAVANQKIAEFCDVFCEKGIFSLQQTRKILQAAQALGLRPKLHADEIVGFGGAELAAELGAVSADHLLQASDRGISAMAAHSVVATVLPLTAFCLREEYARARIMIDSGAAVALATDYNPGSCFSHSIPMLIALATIQMKLSPAEILTALTLNGAAAVRRADRTGTLECGKQADIVILKYPSHLFLSYHAGMDIVRTVIKKGRVVVDKS; this comes from the coding sequence TTGTCCGGTACAAGCAATACATTGCTGATCAAACATGCGGCGGAGATTGTCACCAATACCGGTGAAACCGCCAAACAAGGAGCGGATATGAACCGGCTGCTGCGTATTGCCGACGGGGCTTTGCTGATTAAGGACGGCAGGATTGAATGGATAGGAGAAACCGCCGCCCTGCCGGCTGTTGATCACAGGGATCTGGAAATCCTGGATGCGGCAGGCTGCAGCGTCATTCCCGGGTTTGTCGATTCCCACACCCATTTTGTGTTCGGCGGCTATCGCCCTGAAGAGTTTTTCTGGCGGCTGGCGGGCACTCCTTATCTGGAAATCCTGGAGCGGGGCGGCGGCATTCTGAACACGGTGCAGCAGACCCGGGCAGCGGAGTATGCCGAGCTGGTCCAGAATGCGGCGAAACGCCTGGACGCTATGCTGTCTATGGGTGTCACCACCGTAGAAGGCAAGAGCGGCTACGGCCTGGATCTGGCCACTGAACTCAGACAGCTCCATGTGATGGGGACTTTAGATCAGGAGCATGCCATGGATGTCGTGCCCACCTTTATGGGGGCCCATGCCGTACCGCCCGAGTTTTCCGGGCGAACTGACGACTACGTCGACTATATGATAAAAACCGTCCTGCCGGCAGTGGCTAACCAGAAAATCGCGGAGTTTTGCGATGTATTCTGTGAAAAAGGAATCTTTTCCCTTCAGCAGACCCGCAAGATTCTGCAGGCTGCCCAAGCTCTGGGCCTGAGGCCGAAACTTCATGCCGATGAGATCGTAGGCTTTGGCGGGGCCGAACTGGCCGCCGAGCTGGGTGCCGTGTCGGCGGATCACCTGCTCCAGGCATCGGACCGTGGAATTTCCGCTATGGCGGCTCATAGCGTGGTGGCGACCGTACTGCCTCTGACAGCCTTTTGCCTGCGGGAGGAATATGCCAGGGCCCGGATCATGATTGACAGCGGCGCCGCTGTGGCCCTGGCCACCGACTATAATCCGGGAAGCTGCTTCAGCCACTCCATTCCCATGCTTATCGCTCTGGCGACGATTCAAATGAAACTGTCGCCGGCGGAGATTTTAACGGCATTGACCTTGAATGGCGCTGCCGCCGTCAGGCGGGCGGACCGGACCGGCACTCTGGAATGCGGCAAACAAGCCGATATTGTGATCCTTAAATACCCGTCCCATTTATTTTTAAGCTACCATGCGGGTATGGACATTGTCCGCACGGTGATTAAAAAGGGACGAGTAGTAGTGGATAAATCGTAA
- a CDS encoding amino acid permease: MDSANHGMQRGLKNRHIQMIALGGAIGTGLFYGSAQTIQLVGPAITLSYIIGGIVIFMIMRMLGEMAVDEPVSGSFSYYAYKYWGEFPGFLSGWNYWFNYIIVSMAELTAVGIYINYWWPDVPHWVSALACLVLITLLNLIEVKMYGELEFWFAIVKVVAIIGMIILGAMMIFTGIGVGGTPLGFENLWIHGGFMPNGIGGLLLSLVIVMFSFGGIELIGITAGEADNPKKSIAQAVNQVMWRILVFYVGALTVMMIIYPWNKVGLDGSPFVQIFSKMGIPAAATILNVVVLTAALSVYNSGIYSNARMLYGLAQQGNAPRIFAKLNDKGVPVAGVLASSTCTLAAVALNYLMPGKVFMYLIAVAVLAAVISWIVIIIANLKFRAAKGNDADKLEFKVPLHPYSNYACLAFMIMIVVLMLQIDSMKLSVYIMPVWLVVLWIGFKLKKGTAKSRNIT; the protein is encoded by the coding sequence ATGGATTCAGCAAATCATGGCATGCAACGGGGACTAAAAAATCGACATATTCAGATGATTGCCCTGGGGGGAGCAATTGGCACAGGATTGTTTTATGGATCGGCGCAAACGATTCAATTGGTGGGACCGGCGATTACTCTTTCGTATATCATTGGCGGGATCGTTATTTTTATGATTATGAGGATGCTTGGTGAAATGGCGGTGGATGAGCCCGTCTCGGGTTCTTTTAGTTATTACGCGTACAAATACTGGGGAGAGTTTCCCGGTTTTTTATCCGGCTGGAACTATTGGTTTAATTACATTATTGTTAGTATGGCTGAACTGACGGCGGTAGGAATTTATATCAACTATTGGTGGCCCGATGTGCCACATTGGGTATCTGCCCTGGCGTGTTTGGTATTGATCACCTTGCTGAACCTAATCGAAGTAAAAATGTATGGTGAACTGGAATTCTGGTTTGCAATCGTGAAAGTAGTTGCTATCATCGGCATGATTATTCTGGGGGCTATGATGATTTTCACCGGAATCGGCGTCGGCGGAACCCCTCTCGGCTTTGAAAATCTTTGGATTCATGGCGGATTTATGCCCAATGGGATAGGGGGATTGCTGCTGTCGCTGGTCATCGTGATGTTTTCATTTGGCGGCATTGAACTGATCGGGATTACTGCGGGGGAGGCCGATAACCCAAAAAAGTCAATCGCTCAGGCCGTCAATCAGGTAATGTGGCGAATTTTGGTTTTTTATGTAGGCGCATTAACGGTCATGATGATTATTTATCCTTGGAATAAAGTCGGTTTAGATGGAAGTCCTTTCGTGCAAATTTTTTCGAAAATGGGTATTCCGGCGGCCGCGACGATTTTGAATGTGGTTGTTCTTACTGCTGCTCTGTCGGTTTATAACAGCGGCATTTACAGTAATGCCCGCATGCTGTATGGGTTGGCGCAGCAGGGCAATGCTCCCCGGATTTTTGCGAAATTAAATGACAAAGGTGTACCTGTAGCAGGCGTTCTGGCGTCCTCCACGTGTACTCTGGCTGCTGTGGCGCTAAATTATTTGATGCCTGGGAAGGTCTTTATGTATCTTATTGCCGTGGCCGTTCTGGCCGCAGTCATTAGCTGGATTGTGATTATTATTGCCAATCTTAAATTCCGTGCCGCGAAGGGGAATGATGCAGACAAACTGGAGTTTAAAGTGCCGCTGCATCCATATTCCAACTATGCTTGCCTGGCGTTTATGATTATGATCGTGGTTTTGATGCTTCAGATTGATAGCATGAAACTGTCGGTCTATATTATGCCTGTATGGTTAGTTGTTCTTTGGATCGGCTTTAAATTGAAAAAAGGGACGGCAAAGTCGAGGAACATTACATAA
- the hutH gene encoding histidine ammonia-lyase, producing MILLDGYSLTLPDVIKAARNYEPVGLSDQGRQQIIASRKIVDKILAEERPVYGISTGFGDFSSIYISQDKREKLQRNLILSHATGVGEHLPEDIVRAAILLRANSLSKGYSGVRLETVEMLLNMLNQRICPAIPAKGSVGASGDLAPLSHMVLVMLGEGQAYVSGRLLDGAEALKTCGLVPIVLSGKEGLALINGTQVMTAVGAIVWQDATNFMKAADIAAALSVEALKGTRTAFDLRISQVRAHAGQMATTENMLRLTEGSAIIASHINCQKIQDAYSLRCVPQVHGASKDALRRVGETLAIEINAATDNPLIMPETGEAISGGNFHGQPIALVMDYLKLAIAELGNISERRVNRLLDAHLSELPPFLTAYPGIDSGLMITQYVAAALVSENKVLVHPASADSIPTSANQEDHVSMGTIAARQAREILGNACNVLAIEMLAAVQGIDFLSPLAPGEGTVKAYQTIRSIVPHLEEDRVPAPDIKAIYDLITGGKLVEAVEGSVGNLKL from the coding sequence ATGATATTACTGGATGGATATTCTTTAACGCTGCCTGATGTAATCAAGGCGGCGCGTAATTATGAACCAGTCGGACTCAGCGACCAGGGTCGCCAGCAAATTATTGCCAGCCGGAAAATCGTGGATAAAATATTGGCGGAAGAAAGGCCTGTTTATGGTATTTCTACCGGTTTTGGCGACTTCAGCAGTATCTATATTTCCCAGGATAAACGGGAGAAATTGCAGCGTAATCTGATTTTGAGCCATGCTACCGGTGTCGGCGAGCATTTGCCGGAAGATATTGTCCGGGCGGCAATTCTGCTGCGAGCCAATTCATTAAGCAAAGGGTATTCCGGAGTCAGGCTGGAAACGGTGGAAATGCTGCTGAACATGCTGAATCAGCGCATCTGCCCGGCTATTCCGGCTAAAGGATCGGTCGGGGCCAGCGGCGATTTGGCGCCCCTTTCTCATATGGTATTGGTTATGCTGGGAGAAGGCCAGGCCTATGTAAGCGGCCGGCTGCTGGACGGAGCGGAAGCGCTGAAGACCTGCGGCCTGGTTCCCATCGTCTTAAGCGGCAAGGAAGGTCTGGCATTAATTAACGGCACCCAGGTTATGACTGCCGTTGGCGCCATTGTCTGGCAGGATGCGACCAACTTTATGAAGGCGGCGGACATTGCGGCGGCATTAAGTGTGGAGGCCTTAAAAGGCACTCGAACGGCGTTTGATCTCAGGATCAGTCAGGTAAGGGCTCACGCCGGACAGATGGCAACCACCGAAAATATGCTGCGTTTGACGGAAGGCAGCGCCATCATTGCTTCCCATATCAACTGCCAAAAAATACAGGATGCCTATTCCCTGCGCTGCGTGCCCCAGGTGCACGGTGCTTCGAAAGATGCCCTCCGGCGGGTCGGGGAAACCCTGGCGATTGAAATTAACGCGGCCACCGACAATCCGCTCATTATGCCGGAAACCGGTGAAGCGATTTCCGGCGGCAACTTCCACGGACAGCCTATTGCCTTGGTCATGGATTATCTAAAGCTGGCCATTGCCGAACTTGGTAACATATCCGAACGGCGAGTCAACCGACTGCTGGATGCTCATCTCAGCGAGCTGCCTCCCTTCCTGACGGCGTATCCCGGTATCGACTCGGGACTGATGATCACCCAGTATGTCGCCGCTGCTCTGGTGTCTGAAAATAAGGTTCTGGTACATCCGGCCAGCGCCGACTCCATTCCGACTTCCGCCAATCAGGAAGACCATGTGAGCATGGGGACTATTGCGGCGCGGCAGGCCAGAGAAATATTGGGAAATGCCTGCAATGTCCTGGCCATTGAAATGCTGGCCGCCGTTCAGGGGATTGATTTTCTGTCGCCACTGGCTCCAGGGGAGGGCACAGTCAAAGCCTATCAAACCATCCGCAGCATCGTGCCTCATTTGGAGGAAGACCGGGTGCCGGCACCAGATATAAAAGCGATTTATGATTTAATCACCGGCGGTAAATTGGTGGAAGCAGTAGAAGGATCCGTCGGGAATTTAAAGCTTTGA